In Rhizobium oryzihabitans, one DNA window encodes the following:
- a CDS encoding multicopper oxidase family protein, which translates to MFNRRNFLGVGAAMVSTAAWAKTSNSSLPEAAVMETAATQAPVKPTTGPDYNPVVTLNGWTLPFRMNNGVKEFHLVAEPVEREMAEGMTARLWGYNGQSPGPTIEAVEGDRVRIFVTNKLPEHTTIHWHGMILPSGMDGVGGLSQPHIPVGKTFVYEFDLVKSGTFMYHPHSDEMVQMAMGMMGFFVIHPKDPTFMPVDRDFVFLINAYDINPGSYVPKIMTMTDFNLWSWNSRVFPGIDPLVVSKDDRVRVRVGNLTMTNHPIHMHGYDFEVTCTDGGWVRPEARWPEVSIDIPVGAMRAYEFDAKYVGDWAIHCHKSHHTMNAMGHDVPTFIGVDKKTVTEKIRKVRPEYMPMGTAGMADMGAMEMEIPENTVPMMTGWGPHGPIEMGGMFSVVKVREGISASDYSDPGWYENPPGTQAWEWTGDVPATEKTNDPKTQITPKPMKHG; encoded by the coding sequence ATGTTCAATAGAAGAAACTTTCTGGGTGTCGGCGCCGCAATGGTCTCCACGGCGGCCTGGGCAAAGACATCGAATAGCAGCCTGCCGGAAGCGGCCGTGATGGAAACGGCGGCGACCCAGGCGCCGGTCAAGCCAACCACCGGTCCCGATTACAACCCGGTCGTCACCCTCAATGGCTGGACCCTGCCCTTCCGGATGAACAACGGCGTCAAGGAATTCCACCTTGTCGCCGAGCCGGTGGAACGCGAAATGGCGGAGGGCATGACCGCCCGCCTCTGGGGCTATAACGGCCAGTCTCCCGGCCCGACCATCGAGGCCGTCGAAGGCGACCGGGTGCGCATTTTCGTGACCAACAAGCTGCCGGAACATACGACGATCCACTGGCACGGCATGATCCTGCCATCAGGCATGGACGGCGTCGGCGGCCTGTCACAGCCGCATATCCCCGTCGGCAAGACCTTCGTTTACGAGTTCGATCTCGTGAAATCGGGTACCTTCATGTACCACCCGCATTCGGACGAAATGGTCCAGATGGCGATGGGCATGATGGGCTTCTTCGTCATCCATCCGAAGGATCCGACATTCATGCCGGTTGATCGCGACTTCGTGTTCCTGATCAACGCCTATGACATCAACCCCGGCTCCTATGTGCCGAAAATCATGACGATGACGGATTTCAATCTGTGGTCATGGAACAGCCGGGTGTTTCCGGGCATCGATCCGCTGGTGGTTTCCAAGGACGACCGGGTGCGCGTGCGCGTCGGCAACCTGACCATGACAAACCATCCGATCCACATGCATGGCTACGATTTTGAGGTGACCTGCACCGATGGCGGCTGGGTGAGGCCCGAGGCGCGGTGGCCGGAAGTGAGCATCGACATCCCCGTCGGCGCGATGCGGGCCTATGAATTCGACGCCAAATATGTCGGCGACTGGGCGATCCATTGCCACAAGTCGCATCATACGATGAACGCCATGGGGCATGACGTCCCGACCTTCATCGGCGTCGACAAGAAAACCGTCACCGAAAAGATCCGCAAGGTCCGGCCGGAATATATGCCGATGGGTACCGCCGGCATGGCCGATATGGGCGCCATGGAAATGGAAATCCCTGAGAACACCGTTCCCATGATGACCGGCTGGGGTCCGCATGGCCCAATCGAGATGGGCGGCATGTTCTCCGTGGTGAAGGTCCGCGAAGGCATCTCCGCCAGCGATTACTCAGATCCCGGCTGGTACGAAAACCCGCCCGGAACCCAGGCCTGGGAATGGACCGGCGACGTGCCGGCGACCGAAAAGACCAATGATCCCAAAACACAGATCACGCCGAAACCGATGAAACACGGCTGA
- a CDS encoding cupredoxin domain-containing protein has translation MTRLKLALLLTALATPAFASGTHGGGHEAMAIGEPGDKSKVTQTIQVTMKETPDGKMLFTPAKFEFKKGKTVRFAVKNVGELDHEFILDEQSANLEHKAAMEKAPEMEHDNPNAISLAPGESGEIIWKFTNDGMFEFACLKPGHYEAGMRGDLKVSAK, from the coding sequence ATGACCAGACTGAAACTTGCACTGCTTCTCACCGCTCTTGCCACGCCCGCCTTCGCCTCCGGCACCCACGGCGGTGGCCACGAAGCGATGGCGATCGGCGAACCCGGTGACAAATCCAAGGTAACGCAGACCATACAGGTGACGATGAAGGAAACACCTGACGGCAAGATGCTGTTCACCCCCGCCAAGTTCGAATTCAAGAAGGGCAAGACCGTGCGTTTTGCCGTGAAGAATGTCGGCGAGCTCGATCATGAATTCATTCTCGATGAACAGAGCGCCAATCTGGAGCACAAGGCCGCCATGGAAAAGGCCCCGGAGATGGAACACGACAATCCGAACGCGATCAGCCTCGCACCGGGCGAAAGCGGCGAAATCATCTGGAAGTTCACCAATGACGGCATGTTCGAATTCGCCTGCCTGAAGCCCGGGCATTACGAGGCCGGCATGCGCGGCGATCTCAAAGTTTCGGCAAAGTAA
- a CDS encoding TolC family protein, whose amino-acid sequence MTIRLFKLAAALSFPAILGGCVTAAEYSSKNAGFTTVSAKTSEATGKQTVWIQNRAEAQATATRVKSLMSAKTIDVETAVQVALLNNKGLQAAYTDLGESAATAWQSTMLVNPRVGIGLTGIGTPGLRAYKAIEGVIVTNILALATLKQNVEIADTGFRKAQLAAALKTLQLAADTRRAWITAVAAWENVGQLAQAQAAADAASELAKKLGEAGSLNKEGQAREQVFYAELTGQIAKARLEARLAKEELTRLMGLWGGDIEYTIPNRLPQLPKDLAKRDMIEAEALQRRVDLQIAKLDLESTARSFKLTEATRYVTDLELRSGFETERERDEDAINKQTTGNAELEFVIPIFDSGRARMRESELAYMRAANLLAEKAVNVRSEARSAYQAYRSNYDIARHYRNSVVPLRTKIEEESLLTYNGMLTNTFELLADSREKVNSNLLAINAKRDFWLAEAGLAPAIYGGGAATAGAETEVAAAGGGGGGH is encoded by the coding sequence ATGACAATACGCCTATTCAAACTCGCGGCCGCCCTTTCCTTCCCCGCCATTCTCGGCGGCTGTGTCACGGCCGCCGAGTACTCCTCGAAGAATGCGGGCTTCACCACCGTCTCGGCCAAAACATCCGAAGCGACCGGCAAGCAGACGGTCTGGATACAGAACCGGGCCGAGGCGCAGGCAACCGCAACCCGCGTCAAATCGCTGATGTCAGCGAAGACCATCGATGTCGAGACGGCGGTTCAGGTCGCACTGCTCAACAATAAAGGCCTTCAGGCGGCCTATACGGATCTCGGTGAGTCTGCCGCAACCGCCTGGCAATCGACCATGCTGGTCAATCCGAGGGTCGGTATCGGGCTGACGGGCATCGGCACTCCGGGGCTCAGGGCCTACAAGGCGATCGAGGGTGTAATCGTCACCAATATTCTGGCGCTGGCAACCCTCAAACAGAATGTCGAAATTGCTGATACCGGCTTCCGCAAAGCCCAACTCGCCGCCGCGCTGAAGACGCTGCAGCTTGCGGCAGATACCCGTCGCGCCTGGATCACCGCCGTTGCGGCCTGGGAAAATGTTGGCCAGCTGGCTCAGGCGCAGGCTGCGGCGGATGCCGCCTCGGAACTTGCCAAGAAGCTTGGTGAGGCGGGCTCGCTCAACAAGGAAGGCCAGGCCCGCGAACAGGTCTTTTATGCCGAGCTGACAGGCCAGATCGCCAAGGCGCGGCTTGAGGCCCGCCTTGCGAAGGAGGAACTGACAAGGCTGATGGGACTGTGGGGAGGAGACATCGAATACACCATCCCCAACCGCCTGCCGCAACTTCCGAAGGATCTGGCCAAACGCGACATGATCGAGGCCGAGGCGCTGCAGCGCCGCGTGGATTTGCAGATCGCCAAACTCGATCTGGAATCGACCGCCCGGTCGTTCAAGCTCACCGAGGCCACCCGATATGTCACCGATCTCGAACTTCGTTCCGGTTTTGAAACCGAACGCGAGCGCGATGAGGACGCCATAAACAAGCAGACGACGGGCAATGCCGAACTGGAATTCGTCATTCCGATCTTCGATTCCGGCCGGGCGAGAATGCGGGAATCCGAACTTGCCTATATGCGCGCGGCAAATCTGCTGGCGGAGAAGGCGGTCAATGTCCGCTCCGAAGCCCGCTCGGCCTATCAGGCCTATCGCTCGAACTACGACATCGCCCGGCACTATCGCAACAGCGTGGTGCCGCTGCGAACGAAGATCGAGGAAGAGTCGCTGCTCACCTATAACGGCATGCTCACCAACACCTTCGAACTGCTCGCCGACAGCCGCGAAAAGGTCAACTCGAACCTGCTCGCCATCAATGCCAAACGCGACTTCTGGCTCGCGGAAGCCGGCCTCGCTCCCGCCATCTATGGCGGTGGCGCGGCTACGGCAGGGGCAGAAACAGAAGTTGCCGCCGCTGGTGGCGGCGGTGGCGGACATTGA
- a CDS encoding F0F1 ATP synthase subunit A has protein sequence MAGPIEQFEVKPLVEITIGDIDLSFTNASAYMFLTVTLASSFLLLATSRARLVPGRWQSSAEMLYLFVAKTLRDNAGEQGMRFFPFVFSLFMFILFANMIGMFPYAFTVTSQIIVTFGLAMMVFGTVTLYGIFKHGIRFLGLFKPAGIPAILAPIIVPIEIISYISRPVSHSVRLFAVMLAGHITLKVFAGFVVSLASVNALGMIGAIAPLFMTVAITALEFLMAAIQAYVFTMLTCMYLNDALHPGH, from the coding sequence ATGGCCGGCCCTATCGAGCAATTCGAAGTCAAACCTCTCGTTGAAATTACCATCGGTGATATCGATCTCAGCTTCACCAATGCCTCGGCATACATGTTCCTCACCGTCACCCTGGCGAGTTCGTTCCTGCTGCTTGCCACGAGCAGGGCGCGCCTCGTGCCCGGCCGGTGGCAATCCAGTGCTGAAATGCTTTACCTGTTCGTCGCCAAGACCCTGCGTGACAATGCCGGCGAGCAGGGAATGCGGTTCTTCCCCTTCGTTTTCTCGCTTTTCATGTTCATTCTGTTTGCGAACATGATCGGCATGTTTCCTTACGCTTTCACGGTTACGAGCCAGATCATCGTCACATTTGGCTTGGCGATGATGGTGTTCGGCACCGTCACGCTGTATGGCATCTTCAAACACGGCATCCGTTTTCTCGGCCTGTTCAAACCGGCGGGAATACCGGCAATCCTCGCGCCCATCATCGTGCCGATTGAAATCATCTCCTATATTTCGCGACCGGTCAGCCACTCCGTCCGCCTGTTCGCCGTCATGCTTGCCGGTCACATCACCCTGAAGGTCTTTGCCGGTTTTGTCGTGTCGCTGGCGAGCGTCAATGCTCTCGGCATGATCGGCGCCATCGCGCCGCTTTTCATGACGGTCGCAATCACGGCGCTGGAGTTTCTGATGGCCGCAATTCAGGCGTATGTGTTCACGATGCTGACCTGCATGTACCTCAATGACGCCCTGCATCCGGGGCACTAG
- a CDS encoding MFS transporter, protein MTLAVTAPTASRSALALAAVCLSALMFGLEISSVPAILPTLEQVLHADFRQLQWIMNAYTIGVTMVLMATGALADRFGRKRVFIGSIVAFSLSSLACGMTESVAVLIGARFLQGLSGGAMLVCQIAILSHQFRTARERGMAFGWWGIVSGVGLGFGPIIGGAIVALWSWEWVFLVHVALGIVTLLLAMGGVKESHDPEATRLDLAGIATLSAAVFCLAFFITQGPELGFASPGALLILGVAAASFIAFVIVEKLTPRPMFDFSVFRIRPFSGAIIGSAAMNISFWPFMIYLPIWFQAGLGYDSVTAGLGLLAYTLPALVVPPLAERLSLRYQPRLVVPAGLFTIGLGFMLMKLGSDAANASWLTMLPGCILSGVGLGLTNTPVTNTTTGAVPAARSGMASGIDMSARMISLAINIPIMGFILVEGVWSSLQANLPSGMDAYDLRSLAEKIAAGTAGSSAEHVSDVLVHQALADGFGLVMLYAGISVWLLAALSFVVFGPARKPVHV, encoded by the coding sequence GTGACCCTTGCCGTTACCGCCCCAACCGCCAGCAGAAGCGCGCTTGCGCTTGCTGCCGTCTGTCTTTCCGCGCTGATGTTCGGACTGGAAATCTCCAGCGTGCCGGCAATCCTGCCGACGCTCGAACAGGTTCTGCATGCGGATTTCCGGCAGCTTCAGTGGATCATGAACGCCTATACGATCGGCGTGACGATGGTGCTGATGGCAACCGGCGCGCTGGCCGACCGCTTCGGCCGCAAACGGGTCTTCATCGGAAGCATCGTTGCTTTCTCGCTTTCCTCACTCGCCTGCGGAATGACGGAAAGTGTGGCGGTGCTGATTGGCGCGCGCTTTCTTCAGGGCTTAAGCGGCGGGGCGATGCTGGTGTGCCAGATCGCCATCCTGTCCCATCAATTCCGCACGGCGCGCGAGCGTGGCATGGCGTTTGGCTGGTGGGGCATTGTTTCCGGCGTGGGGCTGGGCTTCGGCCCGATCATCGGCGGCGCCATTGTTGCCCTGTGGAGCTGGGAATGGGTCTTCCTCGTTCACGTGGCGCTCGGCATCGTCACATTGCTGCTTGCCATGGGCGGTGTGAAGGAATCGCACGACCCGGAGGCGACACGCCTTGATCTTGCGGGCATTGCGACGCTCTCTGCTGCCGTGTTCTGCCTCGCCTTTTTCATCACCCAGGGACCGGAACTCGGATTTGCCAGCCCAGGGGCGCTTTTGATCCTTGGTGTTGCGGCTGCGAGTTTCATCGCCTTTGTCATCGTCGAAAAGCTCACGCCAAGGCCGATGTTCGATTTCTCCGTGTTTCGCATCCGGCCTTTTTCCGGCGCGATCATCGGCTCAGCGGCGATGAACATCAGTTTCTGGCCGTTCATGATTTATCTGCCGATCTGGTTTCAGGCGGGTCTAGGGTATGACAGTGTCACCGCCGGTCTCGGTCTGCTCGCCTATACGCTGCCCGCACTGGTCGTGCCGCCGCTGGCGGAGCGCCTGTCGTTGCGTTATCAACCCCGCCTTGTCGTCCCGGCCGGGCTGTTCACCATCGGTCTCGGTTTCATGCTGATGAAGCTCGGCAGCGATGCCGCAAATGCGAGCTGGCTGACCATGTTGCCCGGCTGCATTCTGTCCGGTGTCGGGCTTGGCCTTACCAACACGCCGGTGACCAACACGACCACGGGTGCGGTCCCCGCTGCCCGTTCCGGCATGGCCTCCGGCATCGACATGAGCGCCAGAATGATCTCGCTTGCCATCAACATCCCGATCATGGGTTTTATTCTGGTCGAGGGTGTCTGGTCTTCGCTTCAGGCGAATTTGCCGTCCGGCATGGATGCTTACGACCTGCGTTCGCTCGCGGAGAAGATTGCGGCGGGAACAGCGGGATCGTCGGCAGAACATGTTTCTGACGTGCTCGTCCATCAGGCGCTGGCCGACGGTTTCGGTCTGGTCATGCTCTATGCCGGCATCAGTGTCTGGCTGCTGGCTGCTCTCAGCTTCGTGGTTTTCGGCCCGGCGCGAAAGCCTGTCCACGTTTAG
- a CDS encoding K+/H+ antiporter subunit F, translating into MSSDIIYWSTTFAQGMLLLSMALVTYRLIKGPRAQDRVMAVDTIYNLAILQALVLAIKTGNALYLPFILILAILGFVSTVALAKFLMRGEVIE; encoded by the coding sequence TTGAGTTCGGATATCATTTACTGGTCGACCACCTTTGCGCAGGGAATGCTTCTACTTTCCATGGCGCTCGTCACATATCGCCTGATCAAGGGGCCACGGGCGCAGGATCGCGTCATGGCTGTCGACACGATCTACAATCTGGCAATATTGCAGGCCTTGGTGCTGGCGATCAAAACCGGAAACGCCCTCTATCTCCCCTTTATTCTCATCCTTGCAATTCTCGGCTTCGTTTCGACAGTCGCGCTCGCAAAGTTTCTGATGCGAGGGGAAGTGATCGAGTGA
- a CDS encoding LysR family transcriptional regulator, with product MTTLDVDAVQAFVTIADLQSFTRAAETLGTTQGAISVRLKRLEDRLGQRLLERTPRSVRLSAQGAVFLAPAREFLAAHDRAMAGLFSTRRRFGLGISAHVAGPEVPTLLARLNAHDPGLTIEVRMDNSRTLLDAFDRGEIDAAIIRREDDRRDGEVLGPEHFGWFAAPQFEHRQGEPLRLAALSPACGVRDIAARALDSAAIAWTEVFLGGTSSMVTAAVSAGLAISAFSCRLAPPGTVEVSQRFGLPALPSTEIIMFSTLTDSRSREALRTLAAAFREHRPTL from the coding sequence ATGACCACGCTGGATGTGGATGCCGTCCAGGCTTTCGTCACCATCGCCGATCTGCAGAGCTTCACCCGTGCGGCCGAAACGCTCGGAACCACACAGGGCGCCATCAGTGTCAGGCTGAAGCGGCTTGAAGACCGGCTCGGCCAGCGGCTCCTCGAACGGACACCGCGCTCGGTGAGGCTGTCTGCGCAGGGCGCCGTATTTCTCGCACCCGCGCGCGAATTCCTCGCCGCGCATGATCGCGCCATGGCCGGGCTTTTTTCCACGCGCCGACGCTTTGGCCTTGGCATCTCCGCCCATGTTGCCGGCCCGGAAGTGCCAACGCTGCTGGCGCGGCTCAACGCGCATGATCCCGGACTGACGATTGAGGTGCGGATGGACAATTCCCGCACGCTGCTGGATGCCTTCGACCGCGGCGAGATCGACGCCGCGATCATCCGGCGCGAGGATGACAGGCGGGATGGCGAAGTACTCGGGCCAGAGCATTTCGGCTGGTTCGCAGCCCCGCAGTTCGAGCATCGTCAGGGCGAGCCGTTGCGTCTGGCGGCACTTTCGCCCGCCTGCGGCGTGCGCGACATCGCCGCCCGCGCGCTCGACTCCGCCGCCATCGCCTGGACGGAAGTCTTTCTTGGCGGCACCTCCTCGATGGTGACCGCGGCCGTTTCGGCCGGTCTCGCCATTTCTGCTTTTTCCTGCCGTCTGGCGCCGCCCGGCACTGTCGAGGTCAGCCAGCGTTTCGGCCTGCCGGCGCTGCCTTCCACCGAGATCATCATGTTCTCGACCCTGACCGACAGCAGATCCCGCGAGGCGCTGCGCACGCTCGCCGCCGCTTTCCGGGAGCATCGGCCGACATTGTGA
- a CDS encoding calcium:proton antiporter, giving the protein MTPTVAISCFLVLFATILMAAFGVVKEADELAHQLGEPYGTLILTLSIVAIEVILIAAVMLGPNEAPTIGRDSIFAVMMIILNLVTGICLLAGAIRYGEQEYNAPGAVSFIAMTVVLAGVALLVPNTLPAADGTFTALQAIVVSVVTVIVYGGFLVLQMGRYRSHFMQPAPGRMSIRLAEPIARPAPEADIATGGGARKKNIVHSAMLIGLMLPIVLLAHDLAIVIDFGVARAGAPVAVGGVLIAIIVFTPESITAVKAALKNETQRAINLCLGAFVSTVGLTVPAVLTVGLLSGKMVIFGISPTETILFALTIALTTLTYLGRRTSAVQGLLHLMLFAIFGLLLFTA; this is encoded by the coding sequence ATGACCCCGACAGTTGCAATATCCTGCTTTCTCGTTCTCTTCGCCACCATTCTGATGGCGGCTTTCGGGGTTGTGAAAGAAGCCGATGAACTGGCCCATCAGTTGGGCGAACCCTACGGAACGCTCATTCTCACCCTGTCGATCGTTGCAATCGAGGTGATCCTGATTGCCGCCGTGATGCTCGGGCCAAACGAGGCCCCGACGATCGGAAGAGATTCCATATTCGCCGTGATGATGATCATCCTCAACCTCGTGACGGGTATCTGCCTGCTTGCGGGCGCGATACGGTATGGCGAGCAGGAATATAATGCGCCGGGTGCCGTCTCCTTCATCGCAATGACGGTCGTATTGGCCGGTGTCGCGCTTCTGGTTCCGAATACGCTGCCGGCTGCCGATGGCACGTTCACCGCTCTCCAGGCCATTGTAGTTTCGGTCGTAACCGTGATTGTCTACGGCGGTTTCCTCGTGCTTCAGATGGGCCGTTACCGCAGCCATTTCATGCAGCCCGCGCCGGGACGGATGTCGATCCGGCTGGCGGAGCCAATTGCTCGCCCGGCCCCAGAGGCCGATATTGCGACGGGTGGCGGAGCCCGCAAAAAGAACATCGTTCACTCGGCGATGCTGATCGGGTTGATGTTACCGATCGTGCTGCTCGCGCACGACCTTGCCATCGTCATCGATTTTGGCGTCGCCCGGGCCGGTGCTCCCGTTGCGGTTGGCGGCGTGCTCATCGCGATCATCGTCTTCACGCCGGAATCGATCACGGCCGTGAAGGCTGCGCTGAAAAACGAGACGCAACGGGCAATCAACCTGTGCCTTGGGGCATTCGTCTCGACTGTCGGGCTGACCGTGCCGGCGGTTCTAACGGTCGGCCTCCTGTCCGGCAAAATGGTGATCTTCGGAATTTCGCCCACGGAAACCATCCTCTTTGCGCTGACCATCGCGCTGACGACCCTGACATATCTTGGCCGGCGGACATCTGCGGTGCAGGGGCTGCTGCATCTGATGCTGTTTGCAATCTTTGGGCTGCTCCTGTTTACGGCCTGA
- a CDS encoding FAD-dependent monooxygenase yields MSNTPETYDVVIAGAGPVGLFLACELCLANLSVLVLEQGSDPYSPLKQLPFGMRGLSAPTIESFDRRGLLDELTERQRAKEQSSTGQSAAHWMHQQRRPGGHFAGIQFFHDNIDISKWAYRLADSTPVTLASSMEEIEAVLEKRATAMGAEIRRGAGVEGFEQSEEALTIRAGGETFHGRWLVGCDGGRSTVRKAGGFDFVGTDPEFTGYSVEVDMADAEKLTSGRHYTPTGMYTYQKPGTIAMVDFDGGRFHRTQPITREHVQAVLRHVSGTDVTVSSLHIATTWTDRAYQATTYRRGRVLLAGDAAHIHSPLGGQGLNLGLGDAINLGWKLAATIRGDAPDGLLDSYTSERHPLGAQILDWSRAQVALMRPSRSTRALAAIIRDLIETRDGATYFAERVWGVSIRYELGGEHPLVGRSVPDFKLADGRRTGELLREGSGLLLNFASDASLEALAHRWNGRIAYVAGDVEDRLGLSAVLVRPDGIVAWATESIPDEAEIAEVAARWFGEI; encoded by the coding sequence ATGTCAAATACCCCAGAGACTTACGATGTTGTCATTGCCGGTGCCGGTCCGGTCGGCCTGTTTCTCGCCTGCGAGCTGTGTCTCGCAAACCTCTCGGTGCTGGTGCTGGAGCAGGGGTCGGACCCTTACTCGCCGCTAAAGCAACTTCCCTTCGGCATGCGCGGTCTTTCCGCACCCACGATCGAAAGCTTTGACCGGCGCGGCCTGCTGGATGAGCTTACCGAACGGCAGCGCGCGAAAGAGCAATCGAGCACCGGCCAATCGGCCGCACACTGGATGCATCAGCAGCGCCGGCCGGGCGGCCACTTCGCCGGCATTCAGTTCTTCCACGACAATATCGACATTTCGAAATGGGCCTATCGCCTTGCGGATTCGACACCCGTCACCCTGGCTTCCAGCATGGAAGAAATCGAAGCCGTTCTGGAAAAACGAGCAACCGCAATGGGAGCCGAGATCAGGCGTGGCGCCGGTGTTGAGGGCTTCGAGCAGTCGGAGGAGGCCTTGACCATTCGCGCCGGCGGCGAGACATTTCATGGGCGGTGGCTCGTTGGCTGCGATGGCGGCCGCAGCACCGTGCGCAAGGCTGGCGGTTTCGATTTCGTTGGCACCGATCCCGAATTCACGGGCTATTCCGTCGAGGTCGACATGGCGGATGCGGAAAAACTCACTTCCGGCCGCCACTACACGCCGACCGGCATGTACACCTATCAAAAACCCGGAACCATCGCGATGGTCGATTTTGATGGCGGCCGGTTTCACCGAACCCAGCCGATCACGCGTGAGCATGTGCAGGCCGTGCTGCGGCATGTTTCCGGCACCGACGTCACAGTCTCAAGCCTTCACATCGCAACCACCTGGACGGACCGCGCCTATCAGGCCACGACCTATCGGAGAGGCCGTGTATTGCTGGCGGGCGATGCCGCGCATATCCACTCTCCGCTCGGTGGGCAGGGGCTCAATCTCGGGCTGGGCGATGCGATCAATCTCGGCTGGAAGCTTGCAGCGACGATCCGTGGCGATGCACCGGACGGATTGCTGGACAGCTATACGAGCGAACGGCACCCATTGGGCGCACAGATCCTTGACTGGTCGCGTGCCCAGGTTGCACTCATGCGCCCAAGCCGGAGTACTCGGGCGCTCGCAGCCATCATTCGCGATCTCATCGAGACCCGTGATGGCGCGACATACTTCGCCGAACGCGTATGGGGCGTTTCCATCCGCTATGAGCTTGGCGGCGAACATCCGCTTGTCGGCCGCAGCGTTCCTGATTTCAAACTGGCAGACGGGAGGAGGACCGGAGAACTTCTGAGGGAAGGAAGCGGTCTGCTTTTGAACTTTGCCTCGGACGCATCCCTTGAAGCGCTGGCGCATCGCTGGAATGGACGGATCGCCTATGTCGCAGGCGATGTCGAAGACCGGTTGGGATTGAGCGCTGTTCTGGTGCGACCCGACGGCATCGTCGCCTGGGCCACGGAGTCCATTCCTGACGAGGCGGAAATCGCGGAGGTAGCGGCCCGATGGTTCGGTGAAATTTGA
- a CDS encoding copper-binding protein — protein sequence MKTIVRISVAAAFLLAAPFGAFAQEFTKGTVKKLDAAAKKVTIIHEELKNLDMPAMTMVFRVKDDALLAKLKEGANIEFVAERADGKLVVAQVK from the coding sequence ATGAAGACAATCGTTAGAATCTCCGTTGCAGCAGCGTTCCTGCTTGCCGCTCCCTTCGGCGCATTTGCACAGGAGTTCACCAAGGGCACGGTGAAGAAGCTCGACGCCGCCGCCAAGAAAGTCACCATCATCCATGAGGAACTGAAGAACCTCGACATGCCGGCCATGACGATGGTGTTCCGCGTCAAGGACGATGCCCTGCTCGCCAAGCTCAAGGAAGGCGCGAACATTGAGTTCGTCGCCGAACGTGCGGACGGCAAGCTGGTCGTCGCCCAGGTGAAATAA
- a CDS encoding AraC family transcriptional regulator, which yields MRGKSLFGVTIELAPDRRHSFKGSFQARAIAGAVVSEMRASSYRVNRTQADIARIAGNSLCIGLQVTGSGLLHAGRDRVHSVSGGDITINYSDLPYDAIPGGEADFHYKMLKIPVDDELMLGQTADDLFATRYGDNTAFSRPFRALFNALNAEHGRLIDPARDVAHVARLAMTARGRLSPAMPEVRAALRTGLCYAAQDIMMRKKSRQNLTPATVARELGISLRQLHVVFEGAELSFSRTLSSMRIEEAKRLLLEFPALPITQIAYGCGFDSLATFYRVFSRTYGMAPGEVRTIRLPTA from the coding sequence GTGCGCGGCAAAAGCCTGTTCGGCGTGACGATCGAGCTTGCGCCGGATCGTCGCCACAGCTTCAAGGGTTCGTTTCAGGCGCGCGCCATTGCCGGCGCCGTCGTGAGTGAGATGCGCGCTTCCTCCTATCGGGTCAACCGCACGCAGGCCGATATCGCCCGCATTGCCGGCAACAGCCTCTGCATCGGCCTGCAGGTGACAGGGTCTGGGCTCCTGCATGCAGGCAGAGACCGGGTCCATTCCGTCAGCGGCGGAGACATCACCATCAACTATTCGGATTTGCCCTATGACGCGATACCGGGCGGCGAGGCGGATTTTCACTATAAGATGCTCAAGATCCCCGTCGACGACGAGCTCATGCTTGGCCAGACGGCCGATGACCTGTTTGCGACGCGTTATGGCGACAATACCGCATTTTCCCGGCCGTTTCGGGCGCTCTTTAATGCGCTGAACGCCGAGCATGGCAGGCTCATCGATCCCGCTCGTGATGTGGCGCATGTCGCGCGGCTTGCCATGACGGCGCGCGGACGCCTTTCGCCCGCCATGCCGGAAGTGCGAGCCGCACTCCGCACCGGACTTTGTTATGCGGCCCAGGACATCATGATGCGCAAGAAATCAAGGCAGAACCTGACGCCTGCCACGGTGGCAAGGGAGCTCGGCATTTCGCTTCGGCAGCTGCACGTCGTTTTCGAGGGCGCGGAACTTTCGTTTTCGCGGACACTGTCCTCCATGCGGATAGAGGAAGCGAAACGCCTGCTGCTGGAATTTCCCGCTTTGCCAATAACGCAGATCGCCTATGGCTGCGGCTTTGACAGCCTCGCCACCTTCTACCGGGTGTTCAGCCGCACCTATGGCATGGCGCCCGGCGAAGTCCGCACGATCCGCCTGCCGACGGCATAA